A portion of the Calothrix sp. 336/3 genome contains these proteins:
- the psbF gene encoding cytochrome b559 subunit beta, whose product MTSGNNVNQPVTYPIFTVRWLAVHTLGVPTVFFLGAIAAMQFIQR is encoded by the coding sequence ATGACTAGCGGCAATAACGTTAACCAACCAGTTACTTATCCTATTTTTACCGTTCGCTGGCTAGCGGTTCACACCCTAGGTGTACCCACTGTTTTCTTTTTGGGTGCGATCGCAGCGATGCAATTTATTCAACGTTAG
- a CDS encoding DUF2973 domain-containing protein produces the protein MLHLLYILAFTILAVVAVANLIRNLIWFSFGRENNYAANSSSMANQGGFPYASRKQYVPHPELLDDAGNIIKEPLLVMRSINVDDARQQLDALYEASPARKSETSEES, from the coding sequence ATGTTACACTTGCTTTACATTCTGGCTTTTACTATCCTTGCGGTTGTTGCTGTTGCCAACCTGATTCGTAATCTCATCTGGTTTAGCTTTGGCAGGGAAAATAACTATGCTGCCAATTCATCATCTATGGCAAATCAAGGTGGATTCCCTTACGCTTCGAGAAAACAATACGTTCCCCATCCGGAATTGTTAGATGATGCCGGTAACATTATCAAGGAGCCTTTGTTAGTTATGCGTTCTATAAATGTTGATGATGCTCGTCAGCAGTTGGATGCTCTCTATGAAGCTTCCCCAGCACGAAAAAGCGAAACATCAGAAGAAAGTTAA
- a CDS encoding DUF364 domain-containing protein has translation MRVHPREIYRLLGLSSQRNALVKEIIIGLTWTFCQAEGIGLSMSPGIPTRTLPWSGTLVNTPISDLVPWLQSWDSYQATVAMAAINAVINPSSPLLAQAEPLTPKLSGNLAVFEHFLPLIRGQRVVVIGRYPGLSQYEEGIALTVLERQPTAEDLPDTACEYLLPESDWVFLTATSIVNKTFPRLVELSQNAKLVLMGPTVPWLPDLAEMGIDYLAGVGVTHPEKLRQTIAEGGGTRIFETGVQYRVLKL, from the coding sequence ATGAGAGTACACCCACGGGAAATATATCGTCTGCTGGGGTTGTCCAGTCAAAGAAATGCATTAGTTAAAGAAATTATCATCGGTTTAACTTGGACATTCTGCCAAGCAGAGGGAATTGGATTGTCCATGAGTCCTGGTATTCCAACCCGCACCTTACCTTGGTCAGGAACTCTAGTCAATACACCAATCTCAGATTTAGTACCTTGGTTACAATCCTGGGATAGCTATCAAGCAACCGTGGCAATGGCAGCAATTAATGCCGTAATTAATCCATCTTCACCGCTTTTGGCGCAGGCTGAACCTTTAACACCAAAATTATCGGGAAATCTTGCTGTCTTTGAGCATTTTCTCCCATTGATTCGTGGTCAAAGAGTAGTAGTGATTGGACGTTATCCCGGATTATCCCAGTATGAGGAAGGAATAGCATTAACAGTTCTTGAACGCCAACCCACGGCTGAGGATTTACCTGATACTGCTTGCGAATACCTGCTCCCCGAAAGTGATTGGGTGTTTCTCACTGCCACTTCCATAGTTAATAAAACCTTTCCCCGTTTAGTGGAATTGTCACAAAATGCCAAGTTAGTTTTGATGGGACCAACTGTTCCCTGGTTGCCAGATTTAGCAGAGATGGGAATCGATTATTTAGCAGGGGTAGGAGTCACCCATCCAGAGAAATTAAGACAGACAATTGCCGAGGGAGGAGGCACAAGAATTTTTGAGACAGGAGTGCAATACCGAGTTCTCAAGTTGTAG
- a CDS encoding DUF2605 domain-containing protein, with protein MRDSNLPEPELLKTVLQPLLDDFQYWFGRSRNLLETETIPFLSPEEQSAFLTRIKQAQQEVNTAKMLFAATDGQVGIEMATLMPWHHLLNECWKVAMHFRMGKTQPQSEET; from the coding sequence ATGCGAGACTCCAATCTGCCAGAGCCGGAATTACTCAAAACAGTGTTACAACCACTGCTGGATGATTTTCAGTATTGGTTTGGGCGATCGCGCAACTTGCTAGAAACAGAGACTATTCCGTTTCTAAGTCCAGAAGAGCAATCAGCTTTTTTGACAAGAATCAAGCAAGCACAGCAGGAAGTGAACACAGCCAAGATGTTGTTTGCTGCAACCGACGGTCAGGTAGGGATTGAAATGGCAACTCTTATGCCTTGGCATCATTTGCTAAATGAGTGTTGGAAAGTCGCAATGCATTTTCGTATGGGGAAAACTCAACCACAGTCAGAAGAAACGTAA
- a CDS encoding glycosyltransferase family 4 protein produces the protein MLHYSQKNIKNYLDLNKILAPRANHLFVFLEVFAKEGGIQSYVKDVFRSYLNLNQKLRGEVFLLRDAQGCENPFASELLKFHYFKSHSPQIERVKMTTTLLSHLMRQRPQHVFCGHVKLAPMIGMLCQPLGIPYTVMTHGKEVWQPLDPQTRTSLQKATHLWTVSNYTQKVACAANQLDPQKVKILPCAVNTDKFTPGEKSSSLRSRYGLQNSQVLMTVARLWSGDIYKGVDITIQALPKICQVFPDVKYLVIGRGDDQPRLAQLAQDLGVSDRVVFAGFVPTEELVEHYRLADAYIMPSQEGFGIVYLEAMACGIPVLSGDNDGSADPLQNGRLGWRVPHRDVDAVAAGCIEILQGEDKRCQGEWLREEVIANFGIAAFQKRMQAEFLAVLDDR, from the coding sequence ATGCTGCACTATTCCCAAAAAAATATTAAAAATTATCTAGATTTAAATAAAATTCTTGCTCCTAGAGCAAATCACCTATTTGTATTTCTGGAAGTTTTTGCCAAGGAAGGTGGAATTCAATCCTACGTCAAAGATGTTTTTCGCTCTTACCTAAACCTGAATCAAAAACTCCGAGGAGAAGTTTTTTTACTTCGAGATGCTCAAGGTTGTGAAAATCCCTTTGCATCAGAATTACTGAAGTTTCATTATTTTAAGTCTCACTCTCCACAAATTGAGAGAGTCAAAATGACAACTACTTTGCTCAGTCATTTGATGCGTCAAAGACCTCAACATGTATTCTGTGGTCATGTGAAACTAGCTCCCATGATTGGTATGTTATGCCAACCGTTGGGAATTCCCTACACTGTCATGACCCATGGAAAGGAAGTATGGCAGCCATTAGACCCACAGACAAGAACAAGCTTACAAAAAGCGACACATCTGTGGACTGTAAGTAACTACACCCAAAAAGTTGCCTGTGCTGCAAATCAATTAGATCCGCAAAAAGTTAAAATACTACCTTGTGCTGTAAATACGGACAAATTTACACCAGGTGAAAAATCCAGTAGTTTGCGATCGCGCTATGGATTGCAAAATTCCCAGGTATTAATGACGGTTGCCAGACTATGGTCGGGTGATATCTATAAAGGCGTAGATATTACAATTCAAGCATTGCCGAAGATATGCCAAGTCTTTCCTGATGTCAAATATTTAGTCATTGGTCGTGGGGATGATCAGCCAAGATTAGCACAGCTTGCCCAGGATTTAGGGGTGAGCGATCGCGTGGTTTTTGCCGGTTTTGTACCCACAGAAGAACTAGTAGAGCATTATCGTCTGGCTGATGCTTATATCATGCCTTCTCAAGAAGGATTTGGCATTGTTTACTTAGAAGCCATGGCTTGTGGTATACCCGTACTATCAGGAGACAATGATGGTTCCGCCGACCCCTTGCAGAATGGTAGATTAGGGTGGCGTGTCCCCCATAGAGATGTGGATGCTGTGGCTGCTGGTTGTATAGAAATTCTCCAAGGTGAAGACAAACGCTGTCAGGGAGAATGGTTAAGAGAAGAAGTCATTGCCAATTTTGGGATTGCAGCTTTCCAGAAGAGAATGCAAGCAGAATTTTTAGCTGTTTTAGATGATAGATGA
- a CDS encoding photosystem II reaction center protein L — protein MDRTPNRNSQPVELNRTSLYLGLLLVFVLGILFSSYFFN, from the coding sequence ATGGATAGAACCCCTAATCGTAATAGTCAACCAGTTGAACTCAACCGTACTTCCTTATACTTAGGATTATTGTTGGTGTTCGTTCTAGGTATTCTCTTTTCCAGCTACTTCTTCAACTAA
- a CDS encoding photosystem II reaction center protein J, whose product MSGSGRIPLWVVATVAGLGIITVVGIFFYGAYAGLGSSM is encoded by the coding sequence GTGTCTGGAAGTGGCAGAATTCCCTTATGGGTTGTAGCAACCGTTGCAGGTTTAGGTATTATTACCGTAGTTGGTATTTTCTTCTACGGCGCTTATGCAGGACTTGGCTCCTCCATGTAG
- a CDS encoding amylo-alpha-1,6-glucosidase, with protein sequence MVDLDTREWLLTNGLGSFASGTVTDIRTRTYHGWFFAAASPPSGRTLLLSHLEASLELADKVIALGANFWCSGEIVPQGYKYLRSFQIHPVPKWTWGEEDWQLTRQLVMPHGENRNSASGDSQNFSQSLLMHYRYQGDSAAVLRLRLLIGDRSLHNQQQQMSELQFSQILGNREVSLQAIHKGHFGTPWHLSWTEGDYQPDAFWYWNYQLPEETNRGLGDREDLYSPGYLTVYLEPGDTVTLEAKIGFPEKSQISLTDDTFSEAVEAEQERLGKIFPGGKVGNNLPSANADTYQQLLQASDQFIVHRAAIDSPIVIAGYHWFNSWGRHTLIALPGLALSSQRYDLAKALLRTIGGYSRYGLMPNSFPELGSEPTYNSIDAALWWIEILGLYLEVTQDWAFLAEQYPLVQQIYKAFMGGTRFNIQVDSTDGLVGWYARGLALTWMDAVVDGQPVTPRQGKTVEINALWYSALCWASRWAEILMETGAIDETNRLAKQGRRYIQQAEQVKASLQKFWNPQLGYLYDTIDPEDHRNSQIRPNAVLALSLSHCAFSASQGQKILQLAASRLLTPYGLRSLDPADPEYLGQYVGNSTSRDRAYHQGTVWCWLIGPFIRAWQRFYPTEPLPFDWQPLIQHFAADACIGSISEIFDGDEPHTPRGAIAQAWSVAEVIRHWDNR encoded by the coding sequence ATGGTGGATTTAGATACGAGAGAATGGTTGTTAACCAACGGTTTAGGTAGCTTTGCAAGCGGTACAGTTACGGATATCCGTACTCGGACTTACCATGGCTGGTTCTTTGCTGCTGCAAGTCCCCCCTCTGGGAGGACTCTTTTGCTATCTCATTTAGAAGCAAGTTTAGAGTTAGCGGATAAAGTTATTGCTTTAGGAGCTAATTTTTGGTGTAGCGGTGAGATTGTTCCCCAGGGGTATAAGTATCTCCGTTCGTTTCAGATTCATCCAGTACCTAAATGGACATGGGGAGAAGAGGATTGGCAGTTAACAAGACAGCTTGTGATGCCGCACGGGGAAAACAGAAATTCCGCCTCTGGTGATAGTCAGAACTTTTCCCAGAGCTTGTTAATGCATTATCGTTACCAAGGTGATAGTGCTGCGGTTTTAAGATTGCGGTTACTGATTGGCGATCGCAGTTTACATAATCAACAGCAGCAAATGTCTGAGTTGCAATTTTCTCAGATACTAGGTAATCGAGAAGTAAGTTTGCAAGCCATTCACAAGGGGCATTTTGGTACACCTTGGCATTTATCCTGGACAGAAGGGGATTATCAACCGGATGCCTTTTGGTATTGGAATTATCAATTACCAGAAGAAACCAATCGAGGATTAGGCGATCGCGAAGATTTATACAGTCCCGGTTATCTGACGGTATACCTGGAACCGGGGGATACAGTCACCTTGGAAGCAAAAATTGGTTTTCCTGAAAAATCCCAAATTTCTCTAACTGATGACACCTTTAGCGAAGCAGTAGAAGCAGAGCAAGAACGTCTGGGAAAAATTTTCCCTGGGGGTAAAGTCGGCAATAATTTGCCATCTGCCAATGCTGACACCTATCAGCAACTTCTACAAGCCAGTGACCAATTTATTGTCCATCGTGCTGCTATTGATAGTCCGATAGTGATTGCTGGTTATCACTGGTTCAATAGTTGGGGAAGACATACCTTAATTGCCCTACCTGGTTTAGCTTTAAGTTCCCAGCGCTACGATTTAGCAAAAGCTTTATTACGAACCATCGGTGGTTATTCTCGTTATGGATTGATGCCAAATAGCTTCCCAGAATTAGGAAGTGAACCCACCTATAACAGCATAGATGCAGCTTTGTGGTGGATTGAAATTCTGGGACTATACCTAGAAGTCACTCAAGATTGGGCATTTTTAGCCGAACAGTATCCATTAGTTCAGCAAATATACAAAGCTTTTATGGGTGGGACACGCTTTAATATTCAAGTGGACTCAACCGATGGTTTAGTGGGTTGGTATGCGCGGGGTTTGGCTTTGACATGGATGGATGCGGTAGTAGATGGGCAACCTGTCACCCCTCGTCAGGGTAAAACAGTAGAAATTAACGCTCTGTGGTACTCCGCTTTGTGTTGGGCAAGTCGCTGGGCAGAAATTTTAATGGAAACAGGTGCGATAGATGAAACAAATCGATTAGCCAAGCAAGGACGGCGTTATATTCAGCAAGCAGAGCAGGTTAAAGCCTCCTTACAAAAGTTTTGGAATCCCCAATTAGGCTATTTATATGACACTATCGACCCAGAAGACCATCGTAATTCCCAAATTCGCCCCAATGCGGTTTTAGCTTTATCTTTGTCCCACTGTGCTTTTTCTGCATCTCAAGGACAAAAAATCCTGCAATTAGCAGCTTCCCGTCTGCTGACTCCCTATGGGTTACGCTCTCTCGACCCCGCCGATCCAGAGTATCTTGGTCAGTATGTGGGTAATTCTACAAGCCGCGATCGCGCCTATCATCAAGGTACAGTTTGGTGTTGGTTAATTGGACCATTTATTCGTGCTTGGCAGCGTTTTTATCCCACCGAACCCTTACCCTTTGATTGGCAACCTTTAATCCAACATTTTGCCGCAGATGCTTGTATTGGCTCAATTTCAGAGATATTCGACGGAGACGAACCCCATACCCCCAGGGGGGCGATCGCTCAAGCTTGGTCAGTTGCGGAAGTGATTCGCCATTGGGATAATAGATAA
- a CDS encoding peroxiredoxin, with protein sequence MSNAIEGCLRVGQQAPDFTATAVADQEFKTIKLSDYRGKYVVLFFYPLDFTFVCPTEITAFSDRYEEFKKLNTEILGVSVDSEFSHLAWIQTDRKSGGVGDLSYPLVSDIKKEISSAYNVLDPAAGIALRGLFIIDKDGIIQHATINNLAFGRSVDETVRTLQAIQHVQSHPDEVCPAGWQPGDKTMNPDPVKSKVYFAAV encoded by the coding sequence ATGTCGAATGCAATAGAAGGATGCCTGCGCGTTGGTCAACAAGCTCCCGATTTTACAGCAACTGCTGTGGCAGATCAGGAATTTAAAACAATTAAACTTTCTGATTATCGCGGCAAGTATGTTGTATTATTTTTCTACCCTTTAGACTTTACCTTTGTTTGTCCCACTGAAATTACAGCCTTTAGCGATCGCTACGAAGAATTTAAAAAACTTAACACAGAAATTCTTGGCGTGTCAGTGGATAGTGAGTTTTCTCACTTGGCATGGATTCAAACAGATCGTAAGTCTGGTGGTGTAGGTGATCTGAGCTACCCTCTAGTTTCTGATATCAAAAAAGAAATTAGTAGTGCTTATAATGTTCTTGACCCAGCAGCTGGCATAGCTTTGCGTGGTTTGTTCATTATTGACAAAGACGGAATTATCCAACACGCTACCATCAATAACCTCGCTTTTGGTCGTAGCGTTGATGAGACAGTACGGACATTACAAGCGATTCAACACGTTCAATCTCACCCTGATGAAGTTTGCCCCGCAGGTTGGCAACCAGGTGATAAAACCATGAATCCTGACCCCGTGAAATCCAAAGTTTACTTTGCTGCTGTTTAG
- a CDS encoding Uma2 family endonuclease, producing MTALTLNLNSVIKLTREQFYDLCAANPDLKLERNAQGELVIMPPTGGETGRSNVNLILQIASWNEQNQLGEVFDSSTGFTLPSGSDRSPDVSWVEKSRWQALTPEQREKFIPLCPDFVIEIMSPSDTLKKVQEKMDEYMQNGCQLGWLINRKKQEVEIYRSGQAVEILTSPETISGEETLPGFVLNLQKIWA from the coding sequence ATGACAGCCCTAACATTAAACCTTAATTCTGTAATTAAACTCACACGAGAGCAGTTCTATGACTTGTGTGCTGCAAACCCAGATTTAAAATTAGAACGTAATGCCCAGGGAGAATTAGTTATTATGCCACCGACCGGAGGGGAAACAGGGAGAAGTAATGTTAATTTAATCCTCCAAATAGCATCATGGAATGAACAAAATCAGCTTGGTGAAGTTTTTGATTCCTCGACAGGCTTTACTTTACCCTCAGGTTCTGACCGTTCTCCAGATGTTTCTTGGGTGGAAAAATCTCGTTGGCAAGCTTTAACTCCAGAACAACGAGAGAAATTTATTCCCCTCTGTCCTGATTTTGTGATTGAAATTATGTCACCATCCGATACTTTGAAAAAAGTTCAAGAAAAAATGGATGAATACATGCAAAATGGCTGTCAATTAGGTTGGTTGATAAATCGAAAAAAACAAGAAGTTGAAATTTATCGTTCAGGACAAGCAGTGGAAATCTTAACATCACCTGAAACTATTTCGGGAGAGGAAACTTTACCAGGATTTGTCCTGAATTTACAAAAAATTTGGGCATAG
- the psbE gene encoding cytochrome b559 subunit alpha, which translates to MSGTTGERPFSDIITSIRYWVIHSITIPALFIAGWLFVSTGLAYDVFGTPRPDEYYTQERQELPIVNNRYEAKKQVEQFIGK; encoded by the coding sequence ATGTCAGGTACTACTGGAGAACGTCCGTTTTCGGACATTATCACTAGCATTCGTTACTGGGTAATCCATAGCATCACCATTCCAGCTTTGTTTATTGCTGGTTGGTTATTTGTCAGCACTGGCTTAGCATATGATGTTTTTGGCACACCCCGTCCCGACGAGTACTACACCCAAGAACGCCAAGAATTGCCTATCGTTAACAATCGTTACGAAGCAAAAAAACAAGTAGAACAATTTATTGGAAAGTAG
- a CDS encoding DUF5895 domain-containing protein yields MKASAKFDFEDEKFNAPPSLVIPWCQMINPRYGNDGILPYGLAIKLDNAHAVGFQPDANWQQVEYEFSSSLETVYMTTTPQIAIVRRGPLSVKDRETGVKLGTLRDNYDAFLADKLKFRTFTRYLVFLVGENKKFLHELPLQLTLSGVAGASFSKAYCDYQQGRVMGGFVAELERAYAAYRKQAPTPKGPLFHAHGIFCPIIDSEERGIEPNTVLVASTVDYKHPTVTTLTQFLIPSDSPESELIAKNFEEYKEFGKEAIKVESKIVAAAAVSNSYIYPDEDDFGYPPY; encoded by the coding sequence ATGAAAGCATCTGCAAAATTCGACTTTGAAGACGAAAAGTTCAATGCACCGCCTTCTCTAGTCATTCCTTGGTGTCAGATGATTAATCCTCGGTATGGCAATGATGGTATTTTGCCCTACGGATTAGCAATTAAGCTGGATAATGCTCATGCTGTAGGTTTCCAACCCGATGCTAATTGGCAACAGGTGGAATATGAATTTAGCTCCAGCCTCGAAACAGTGTATATGACGACTACTCCTCAGATAGCGATCGTCCGTCGTGGACCATTATCTGTCAAGGATAGGGAAACGGGAGTCAAGTTAGGTACACTGAGAGATAATTACGATGCTTTTTTAGCGGATAAACTGAAATTTAGAACCTTTACTCGTTATTTAGTCTTTCTAGTTGGAGAAAATAAGAAATTTTTACATGAACTGCCCCTGCAATTAACCCTCAGTGGAGTGGCAGGAGCAAGTTTTAGTAAGGCTTATTGTGACTATCAACAAGGGAGAGTTATGGGTGGATTTGTTGCGGAGTTGGAAAGAGCATATGCCGCATACCGCAAACAAGCACCAACACCCAAAGGTCCCCTGTTCCATGCCCATGGGATATTTTGCCCCATTATTGACTCTGAAGAACGAGGTATTGAACCCAATACAGTACTAGTGGCTTCTACAGTTGATTATAAGCATCCGACAGTGACCACACTCACACAATTTTTGATTCCTTCCGATTCTCCAGAGTCAGAACTAATTGCTAAGAACTTTGAGGAGTATAAGGAGTTCGGCAAGGAAGCCATTAAGGTAGAAAGCAAGATAGTTGCCGCAGCGGCGGTATCTAATTCTTATATCTATCCGGATGAGGATGATTTTGGATATCCACCCTATTAA
- the psaI gene encoding photosystem I reaction center subunit VIII, with protein sequence MAASFLPSIFVPIIGWVFPAITMALLFIYIERDDIA encoded by the coding sequence ATGGCAGCATCCTTTTTACCTTCAATCTTTGTTCCCATCATTGGTTGGGTTTTCCCTGCAATCACAATGGCACTTTTATTCATCTACATCGAACGTGATGATATTGCCTAA
- a CDS encoding photosynthesis system II assembly factor Ycf48 — protein MIWTRKFGQRIFALFAVVLLCFGCSKVTATSLHTWEVISVPSTEKLLDIAFVNNSNHGYLVGSNTTLLETNDGGDTWQPIKLQLDDDKYRFNSVSFQGDEGWIVGEPSLLLHSLDAGKSWSRISLSEKLPGNPISIVALGGKSAEMSTTVGAIYKTTDGGQNWKAQVAQAVGVVRNIQRSEDGKYVAVSAKGNFYSTWEPGQNAWVPHNRNSSRRVENMGFTRSGQMWMLARGGQIQFTEGDDPEKWAEAQIPEKASSWGLLDLAYRTPEEIWVGGGSGNLLRSTDGGQTWEKDSDAQQVPGNLYKVTFLSPEKGFIIGDRGVLLKYHPTPAA, from the coding sequence ATGATTTGGACAAGAAAATTTGGGCAAAGAATATTTGCTTTGTTTGCAGTTGTTTTATTATGTTTTGGTTGTAGTAAAGTTACAGCAACTAGTCTCCATACTTGGGAAGTTATTTCTGTACCAAGTACAGAGAAGCTTTTAGATATCGCTTTTGTCAATAACTCCAATCATGGTTATTTGGTAGGTAGTAATACTACCCTTCTAGAAACTAATGATGGTGGAGATACTTGGCAGCCGATTAAGTTACAACTCGATGATGATAAGTATCGGTTTAACTCTGTGAGTTTTCAGGGGGATGAAGGTTGGATTGTAGGAGAACCTTCTTTACTGTTACATAGCCTTGATGCTGGCAAGTCTTGGTCACGAATTTCTTTGAGTGAAAAGCTGCCTGGAAATCCAATTAGTATTGTTGCTTTGGGTGGAAAGTCAGCCGAAATGTCAACGACTGTAGGTGCTATTTACAAAACGACCGATGGTGGACAGAATTGGAAGGCGCAGGTAGCTCAAGCTGTGGGTGTAGTGAGGAATATCCAGCGTTCTGAGGATGGAAAATATGTAGCAGTTTCCGCTAAGGGTAATTTTTATTCCACCTGGGAACCAGGACAAAATGCTTGGGTTCCTCATAACCGTAATAGTTCTCGAAGAGTTGAGAACATGGGTTTTACTCGTAGTGGACAGATGTGGATGTTGGCTCGTGGGGGTCAAATTCAGTTTACCGAGGGTGATGATCCTGAAAAGTGGGCAGAGGCTCAAATTCCCGAGAAAGCTTCAAGTTGGGGGCTACTGGATTTAGCGTATCGGACACCAGAAGAGATTTGGGTTGGTGGTGGTAGCGGTAATTTGCTACGCAGTACGGATGGTGGTCAGACTTGGGAAAAAGATAGTGATGCTCAACAAGTCCCTGGTAATTTATACAAAGTGACCTTTTTGTCACCAGAGAAGGGATTTATTATTGGCGATCGCGGTGTGTTGTTAAAATATCACCCCACCCCAGCAGCTTAA
- the thrS gene encoding threonine--tRNA ligase, whose product MVKQPMSPSESLNNSEQPEKISLPKTSESENLKKIRHTTSHVMAMAVQKLFPKAQVTIGPWIENGFYYDFDSPEAFTDKDLKAIQKEMVKIINRKLPVTREEVSREEAERRIKAIQEPYKLEILADIKEEPITIYHLGDQWWDLCAGPHVENTGDLNPKAIDLESVAGAYWRGDETKAQLQRIYGTAWETPEQLAEYKRRKEEALRRDHRKLGKELGLFIFSDLVGPGLPLWTPKGTLLRSILEDFLKQEQLKRGYLPVVTPHIARVDLFKTSGHWQKYKEDMFPLMADDEEAKANEIGFVMKPMNCPFHIQIYKSELRSYRELPMRLAEFGTVYRYEQSGELGGLTRVRGFTVDDSHLFVTPEQLDSEFLSVVDLILSVFRSLQLKNFKARLSFRDPGSDKYIGSDDAWEKAQGAIRRAVEQLGMEHFEGIGEAAFYGPKLDFIFQDALEREWQLGTVQVDYNLPERFDLEYVAEDGSRKRPVMLHRAPFGSLERLIGILIEEYAGDFPLWLAPVQARLLPVSDTQLDFAKEVALKMQMQGIRAEVDTSGDRLGKLIRNAEKEKVPVMAVVGAKEVETNSLSIRTRASGELGTIAVDEVVEKMKTAIATFNNF is encoded by the coding sequence ATGGTTAAACAGCCAATGTCGCCTTCAGAATCTTTGAATAACTCTGAACAACCAGAAAAAATCTCATTACCGAAAACCAGCGAGTCTGAAAACCTGAAAAAGATTCGTCATACAACATCCCATGTAATGGCAATGGCAGTACAAAAGCTGTTTCCCAAAGCGCAAGTGACTATCGGTCCTTGGATTGAAAACGGCTTCTATTATGATTTTGATAGCCCAGAAGCTTTTACCGACAAAGATTTAAAAGCCATCCAGAAAGAGATGGTAAAGATTATCAATCGTAAACTGCCAGTAACTCGAGAAGAAGTGAGTCGAGAAGAAGCAGAACGTCGAATTAAAGCCATCCAAGAACCATACAAATTAGAAATCCTGGCAGACATCAAAGAAGAACCCATCACTATCTATCATTTGGGTGATCAATGGTGGGATTTGTGTGCTGGTCCCCACGTTGAAAATACAGGAGATTTAAACCCCAAGGCGATAGACTTAGAAAGTGTTGCTGGAGCCTATTGGCGAGGTGATGAAACCAAAGCTCAACTGCAACGTATCTATGGAACAGCTTGGGAAACCCCAGAACAGCTAGCAGAGTATAAGCGACGTAAGGAAGAAGCACTGCGTCGTGACCATCGCAAACTTGGTAAGGAGTTAGGATTATTTATCTTCTCCGATTTAGTCGGACCTGGTTTACCTTTGTGGACACCCAAGGGAACTCTGTTACGGAGTATTCTAGAAGACTTCCTCAAGCAGGAGCAGTTGAAGCGCGGATATTTACCCGTTGTAACTCCCCATATTGCCAGGGTTGACCTATTCAAAACATCGGGACATTGGCAGAAGTATAAAGAGGATATGTTTCCTCTGATGGCAGACGATGAGGAAGCCAAAGCAAACGAAATTGGTTTTGTGATGAAACCGATGAACTGTCCTTTCCACATCCAAATCTACAAGAGTGAATTACGCTCCTATCGGGAATTACCGATGCGTCTAGCAGAATTTGGTACAGTCTACCGCTACGAGCAATCGGGAGAATTGGGTGGTTTAACCAGGGTAAGAGGCTTTACTGTTGATGATTCCCACCTATTTGTCACCCCAGAACAGCTAGATAGTGAGTTCCTCAGCGTTGTAGACTTGATTCTGTCGGTGTTTCGGAGTCTGCAACTGAAGAATTTTAAAGCTCGATTGAGTTTCCGTGACCCTGGTAGTGATAAATACATCGGTTCCGATGACGCTTGGGAAAAAGCCCAAGGTGCCATTCGCCGTGCTGTGGAACAATTGGGTATGGAACATTTTGAGGGAATTGGAGAAGCAGCTTTTTATGGTCCCAAGCTCGATTTTATCTTTCAGGATGCTTTGGAACGGGAATGGCAATTGGGAACTGTGCAGGTAGACTATAACTTGCCAGAGCGATTTGACTTGGAATATGTAGCAGAGGATGGTTCTCGCAAACGTCCAGTCATGTTGCACCGCGCTCCCTTTGGTTCCTTGGAACGGTTAATTGGGATTTTAATCGAAGAATATGCCGGAGATTTTCCCCTGTGGTTAGCACCTGTACAGGCAAGATTATTACCTGTGAGTGATACTCAGTTAGATTTTGCCAAGGAAGTTGCTTTAAAAATGCAGATGCAAGGGATTCGTGCAGAGGTAGATACCAGTGGCGATCGCCTGGGTAAACTTATCCGGAATGCTGAAAAAGAGAAAGTCCCTGTGATGGCAGTCGTAGGAGCGAAGGAAGTGGAAACCAACAGCTTGAGTATTCGTACCCGTGCTTCCGGGGAATTGGGTACTATTGCCGTCGATGAGGTGGTGGAAAAAATGAAAACCGCGATCGCTACTTTCAATAATTTCTAA